The genomic interval CAACTGGCCATAGCGCCCATAATTGTCACCTTAGCGAGCCTGAGACTGAAGATTGAAACTGCCGGGGGTAAGTGATGCGAATAGAAGTCGCAGAGACTCCCAGGTGGCCACAGTCGAGCAACTGACGATACATTTTCCGATATTCATCAACTAACTGTACATTCTAGGTCAGATACCGATAATGTTCGGGGCTTTTCAGAACCCTTAACTTCAAGGGAACCTCCCAGACGAACCTTCAGTCTCGAGCTAAAATGTAATGGCAGGCAAATCCGCCACTAAACTCTGACAATTTGACACCGAGCCACATTCTAAGGGCCACAATACAAGCGGCCTTCCAGGGGATCTATTACCTTCTAGTGTATGGAGTTATCAAAGTCCGATGGTCTAGGTATTATGGCGGCTCAACTGAACTCTCCATGTGAACGGCCTTAGGCGTTCTCAAATAGGCGTCGCATTGCCAACATGTAAACGCCTTTGAGGGTGAGTTATACTGGACATATCAGCCGCCAGCCCGCGTAACTTACAACGAGCATTAGCAGTTAACATCGCCTCAGCTGAACACAACTTTGTGATGGTGGCACAACCTTGCCGATCTCGACACCAGTCAGCAACGTTGCCACACACTGTAGCTCTCTAGCAACCCGAGCGTCGGTGTCATGGAGAAGACTATTCGGCGCCGAAGAAATTTCCAATTCCTGCCGGCGGAGAGTCTGACTTCTCTCCCAAACCCGCGCCGTGCCCTTGCATAGGTATGCACTCCGTGCTGCATCGGCAACGCTCGTCCGGGGGGGCGCGAGTCCACGACCCTGAAAATCATCGAGCTCTCCGTCGTCCGTGGCGCAAGGAGCTGTCATCTAAACGACTCGCGTCCACATCATTGCAATCCTGTCCCCAAACCGCTCTTGCCACTCACATCGTATTTCAGCATTCGCATTCGCACCCTCGCTCGTACCAACACCACACACTGAAGACGTTCGACGAGTCGAGTGAATAAGGCAAGGACAAACATTGGACCATTACCCGGAACCCTTCAGCAGCCCGAAATCCGCGGTCTCATGGCTGGCACCGTCAGATGTGTGTCGCTATGAAACGTGGCGTCCCACCATCCCATATGCCGTTCTACGCTCAAGCCCCCAACAGACACAGCTCCCCCGCCTCGACGTCGCGCAGTATAACGTCACCAGAGATCATCGGACGGGAAGCCGTGTTGCTTCGATTGGTTGGAGGTTACACCGTTCATCCCCGGGGCGGGCTCGGCTCCGGTCGTAAACGTGTCTTTCGCGTCTTCGGCGAGCATGAACCCGGGCACAAGTTGTTAGTCTGCATTTGGGCAGATATAAGCTGCTCGCCATCCTGCTGATAGAATGGGGAACTATTGGCAGAAAGACTTTTCTTATTGTCAGAACTAAGTCATCAATCATAGGACGGCGTGCCGACAACACTACAGCACTCAATATGATTATTCCACACGATATCTCGAGCTTGGGCAATGTACGACTGGCGGTCGCATTGCCTATCGTCCTCTTTGCTTTGGTAGATACCGCGGCATTGAGCCATTGATACTAGGACGTCACATGCTAATTGCTGATGCAGGGCGTTTTCCGTCTGATCTCGAGGGTGGTTTACAACATTTACTTCCACCCACTGAAAGACTACCCTGGGCCGAAGCTCCACGCCGCTACCCGTATCCCGCTCAGTCGAATGATCACCAGCGGTAAAGCTCACAAGAGACTGGCAGAGCTTCACAAGCAATATGGACCTGTGGTCAGGCTCGGCCCAGATACAATCGACTGGGCCGACCCGCGGGCTTTCAAGGACTTGATGGGCCACAGCAAGGGCGGTGGTGGCATGGAGAACTACAAAGACCCTGTCAATGCTAAGTACAAGCCGCACAGCATCATCAACTCCGGCCGCGAGGATCACGCACGTATTCGCCGCGTTCTAGCCCACGGATTTTCCGCTCAGGCCATGGTCAATCAGCAACCCCTGATTCAAGCTCAGATCGACTTATTGATCCGGCGACTTCATGAGAACTGTGATGACGGAGGGAAAGCGCTGAATATGGTTTCGTGGTATAATTGGACGACTTTTGACATCATTGGTGACCTGGCCTTTGGCGAACCCTTTGGTTGTCTGGAGAACTCGGACTATCACCCGTGGGTGTCAATCATTTTCGACAATATCCATGCCGGTGTATGGAGAAATCAGTTCCAGCGATACTGGATTACACGCCCATTTGCCAGGTGGTTGATTCCGAAAGAGTTGAAGAACAAGACAAAGTTCCACAATGACATGAGCCAGGAGAAGGTTCAACGCCGTATGGCACTCGGTGAGTCAAGGCCGGACTTCGTCCAGTCTATGATGATGAAGGAGGGCCCTTTGGTACGTGTAGTCCCTAGCATGTCTCATTGTCCCTGGGTACCGAAACTGACGAAACATTTGTTTAGGCGATGTCAAAGCCGGAAATTGAGCAAACCGCAGACACCTTGATCATTGCAGGCTCAGAAACAACGGCATCTGTGCTTTCAGGAGTAACTTACTTCCTAACGATGCATCCCGAAGCCATGGCCAAATTGGCACAAGAAGTTCGCACATCATTCAACTCAGAGCAAGAAATCGATGTTCTTAGTGTTCAGAAACTCCGTTACATGCTCGCGGTCCTCGATGAGAGCATGCGCGTTTACCCAGTCGTACCCATGGGTCTCACTCGAGTTGTCAAGCCGGGCGGCGACTACATCTGCGAAAGGTTCGTGCCGGCGGGTGTAAGTGTCTTCAGCACAACTGCAGATCTAAACATATCACGTTGCTGACAAAAAACCAACAGACGCGAGTGATGGTCTCCCAGTGGCCCATGTACCACAACGATAAGTACTTCGCAGAGCCCGATTCTTTCATCCCCGAGAGATGGCTTGGAGACTCCCGCTTCGAGAACGACGATAAAGCTGCTCTCCAGCCATTCTCTTTCGGTCCTAGGAACTGCATTGGTCGGAAGTAAGTTAAGCCATTGAAACAAGATGCACGACACGAAACCTGTGTTAACTTGATCTTTACAGCCTGGCCATGTCCGAAATGCGAGTAATTCTTGCCAGAGTCATCTGGAACTTTGACATGCAAGTCGCAGATGACAGCAAGAACTGGACTGATCAGCAGCTGTTTGGTTTGTGGAAGAAGGGTCCTCTGAACGTGAGGTTGACGCCTCGGAAGACGGTGTGAGAGGGTATCTCAATAGGCACGTGAATTACCGCACCCAGCATCGATTGAGGAATCTTTCTCGCATGTTTGACCTTAGCATGGACGCTTTCAAAACACGACAAGATTGAAACAgcctaattagttaataataccaCATTTTTTGCCCTACAGCTTCGACTTGAACTCAATCTTTGATTGCGCTTCTGCCTTCTTTGTCTCCTTCTTCCACCACTCAACCCTGGCGTTGATAACTTCAGAAAACGCTTCAAGCCATTTAGGGTCGAACTTTGGCAGCAATCTGCCTTTAGTTCCTTGCACAGGCTCGCCGGCAATTGCCCGCAATGCTTCAAAGTATTGTTCGAAGTCGGGCGACAGAGTGAAGAAGGGAATGCCATCACCCTTGTACTCCAACCTCTCCTTCTCCCACTTTTCTTGCTCAATTCGAGGGGGCAATTTCCCGCGGCTCGCGAAGACTCGTGCCGCTGCAACGGCTTGCCACTCAAAGACGCGGAAAGTAAAGCCGCCCGTGACCTGCACGATAGAGTCAGTACATGAGCTCCAGGCACGAAGTTCTACTGAAATCAAGACGTACCATTCCAACAAATGCAAGAGTTGGGTCGTTGATATTGAAGACATGCTGGTAAAGTCCCGGCACTCGTCTATTCTCCACCTTCTGCTTGGGCAAGAATGGGAAGCTGAAGTCATAACCGGTTGCAAAGACGACAGTGTCAACTTCATCCACGGTACTTCCATCGCTGAACGTGATGCGTCCACTTTTTGGACAGAAACTAGTGATCTGCGGCTTGATCGTGATATCGGGGTGCGTAAAGGGCGCCCACCCGAATGCGGCCAGGGGTTCTCTAAGTGATGCAATAACCGGCTTTTGAGACACCAGCCGGATATCGTGGAGCGCATCAAACGCAGACACGGAGCCGCCGACAACAATAACTTTCTGTGAATAGTCAGCTCAGATCTCAATATATGAAATGTACGAATGCCGGCATACTTTTCCTCGGAACTCTTCCGGGTCACGGAAATGCTTGCTATGCTTGATTCTGCCTGCAAATTTCTCGTTGAATTCGACAAGACCGGGGATTTCGGGGATATAAGGCAAGTAAAAGTGACCTGATGCCACAACCACTGCATCGAAAGTTTCTTGCCACCAGTAGTCCTTCGACTTTCCGGGTACAACCTTTCGCAACGTGAGGACCCATTCGTCACCCCTTTTTTCTGCAAGTTCAACCGTGGTGCTGAACTCAATCAACTTATCGTGCCCTCCTCGAGTGAAAATCCCCTCGACCCATTCTCTAATCAATTCTCGATGTCTGAATGGAGCGCCCGGACCGTATTGTGCCAATGTTCGGTCGGATAGGACCTGAGGTATCGGCTCCTGCGTAAACGCCATGATTTCGGGAGTGATATTACTGTGCAGCGTCTCATGAATACCCGTGTCCGAATACCGTAACTGGTGAGAGTTGTTCTTTTCGGATCTCGGAGTCTCTGTAGGGAAGCTTTGAGGGATTTCAATCGGCGCATTTGCGCGTTGTTTGACTAATGCGCGCAAAGAAGGGATCCGGGGTGGCAGTTCCGGAGTGTAGACCCTACATGTATAGACACACAGGTCAAATCTCATTCGATTCACAACTGATATGAGGATAATAGCCTTCAGGGATATACTCACCATGTCCCTCCAGCCAAGTCGCGCCGTTCGAAGACGCGTACAACATCAAACGCCTGTTCCTTCACCAAAGCGTCCGTTGCGATGGCTCCAGCCGGGCCGGCGCCAATGACTGCGACCCTCCGAATTTCCTCAGGCATCCTGAATCGTCAGGACTTCTAGAAGCTGAATTGGAGATTCACGAAGGCTAACCTTAGTTGAGAGCAATCGTTGTCGATACGCAGCGGTGCTTGCAAGAAACAATCCCACGCCGGTCTCGTTCCATCCGAACTGTCTCATCGAACAGTGAGCTAATTCCCGAGCGTCCATTGGCGATATCGGCTGCGGCATCAGCTCATGTCGGACACCGTCCGAGATGTCGTGATAAGCTCGCTCGATCAACATGCGTAGCTTACCAACATAACTGGTCAGGGTGGAGTCCTTCGGTGATTGCATCACAACCCTTGGAGAAAACGCAACGCGGGACTTGTCCCTGCGCTAAGTAGACTGGATGCGCGTGTTGTCACTCGTTTCGTCCACACAGAACAAGAACATGCAACGGAGCCTTTCCTATCGCGAAAGAGGGGCTCATACTAAGGTAATGTGTGATTATCGATCTACAGCCAAAATCATACTGATCAGACCTGGCATTCCAAAACAGGTACACTCAACGATGGCAGTGAACGGGATGGAATAGAGTCCTCGACAATTGGAACCACAAACACTTGGGAGGTCATATTTGAATATGTAGATGGCGGGATGTAGTTCCTACAGAACGTATCTAAAGTGCTCATTTTCCTTATCGGTCAAGTCCTTGAATGCGAGTCTATCCCGCTCATTTTCGTCTAGGCCGAGAGCATCCCGTCTCCTGTTTTCTCTATAGAGGATAACATAGAGGCCCAAAGAAGACAGAATAGTGATGCAGTAGCTAGGAAACCGGTGTTAGAGGAGTTGAAAAGATGTTGCCTGGGTCGGCTTTTGACATACCAAATAATCAACCCCGTCCATAGCTGAGGATAATGTTGGGGTTTAGTCTCGCTCTTCACAAGCTGAGGCCCAACTATGTTTCCAACGCAATATGCGACAAATACGGCAGAAGCCATGAAGCTTTTTTTGGTTTCTCCTGCAACATTGCTGGCCCCAAGGGTGACCGTCAAGCTGACGACCGGCCCAAAGAAGCCAATAAGTGAGTATCCGACAACAGGGGCAATGGGACGATGGCCCCAGTCTGACTTCCATATAATAACAAAGCCCGCAATGACTGGGAGAGTGCATCCTATCAGTACTGGGATCCGGATATTGCGGTATTTAGAGCAGAGCCATCCAGCGACGGGGATACCGATGGCGCAAATTGCACCTAGCGGGAATTGAAAAAGAATGCTGTCTAAAGCCGAGTATCCGAACGTCGAAACGATGAGGGGACCGAACCCAGATACAGCTCCATTGACTTTATACCTGATAGCCAGTTAGTTTGCGCATTCGAGGGGAAATTTTGGACTCCTCTTACCCCGAGGCCATGGTCAAGGCGACTAGCCAGACCTTGGCGTCCAGTAGTGCTTCCTTGATCTGAGCAGTCTTGATGTTTTGATTCTTAACTCCAGTTTGTCCCTGACGCAATCTCTCAATTGCGACAGCTCGCTCTTCCGGAGTGAGAAACCAGGCGGTCAGGGGAGAGTTGGGTAGGAAGAAACACCAAATACCAAATAGGAACGTTAAGCCTCCAGCAAGTACATAGATGTACTGCCATGGAGTCAACGCGCCTCCTTGTATTTGGGCGAATCCGTAGTTGAGAGCGCATCCAATGATGGTGAACCAGCCAGTTCCGGAAAACCACCAACTCTGGCGGAGTGCTTGTTCTCTTTGGGTGTAATAGCCGCTGACGGTAGTCATGAAAGCTGTTGGAATGACAGACTCGGTGAAACCTATATCACATGATGAGCGTCACTTCAGTCTCTACTCAAACTCCATCGCTATCCAATAACTCGTGGGATGATGGCTCCTCACCCAAGAAGAATCTTTGAACCAGGAGACCTTGCCAAGTCGTCACTCCCGCTGTCGCAGCACAAATGACTGCCCAAATCATGACCACGGGGCCAAGTGTCCATCTGGTATTGAAGCGTTGAAGTAGATACGTCATTGGATACGAACCTATCAGCTGACCAAAGTAGAATATCGAAGTTGCCCAACTTAGTCGTGTTGTGTCGGTCTTTGGCGGGGTGAAAGAGGTATCGACAACTGAAAGATGCAGGTCACCAGTCATTCCGAATAACGCAGCACTGCCAAGAATTGCCTATACGCAGCTGTGAGTCTTGTTCAAATGTTCAAGGAGCCTTCCTAAGTGCCCACCTTATCATAGTAAACCAAACCATAGCCTTGATCGCATCGTTTCATGTCAGCATCGCGCCCGACCTGTTACTGAGAGTTTTGGGCACTTTGCTGCAATTACCTATGACCATGGCTGGCATCAAGAAGAGATCGATTTTCTGGAGCACCCTCTTCTCAATGACAGGATCAATGGCAAGAGCTTCCTCGCCAATTGTCTCCAGTTTGACTGCCTGACTAGGTGCATATTTGTCATATGCTCCTGATACTGTGAATGATCCATCGTCAAGAGCCGTATGGCGGCTATCCCTAGTGGTATCGTTTGTCATTTTGATGATTGCCGATTCTTGTGGGAAGGACGTCGGTGTCAATAGTTTGGAGGCATTCGGTTGTTTGAGGCCACCCTTGATGAGAGTTTCCTGAGTACAGGCAGTCAACGCGTGCAGAAACAACAGTCAAGACTAACAGACTAATCCTTGCGACTCCAAAATCTTGGCCTGTCCACGCCATTCCCAAGAATGCCTCGACACAGCATTGACAGATTGCCTCATCTGGATCCTTCCTGACGAATACTTCGGCCCCACAGCGATGCATCCTCTGCCAGGGACCAGCTTCAAGATCAGACGGCACATCTATGGACATGTAACCGAAAGCCTCGGTTTCTGTGGCCCGATAGTAATATCCCGGCATCGGCTTTCCTCTGTTTTCAAAGGATCGAGATTCTCATTCGGTGAAATCTAGACTTGACAATGGGATTACCAATACTTTGGCTAAACCCTTGCAGCGCAAAGGCGTTGCAACGCAACCATCCGCAGTTCACGAAATTGGAATAGAGGAGGGGTGTCTGCTATAGAAGGGCTACATGTATTACTGTTCATCGAACCTCACGCGCTATTAAGATAAGAAGCAAGAGACCTGCCAGTCTCGGCGTAGCGAGGGCCTAGGTAACTACAAGTTCCCTCGTCCTCCCTTCAAGATGACAACCACGACCTCAAAGACAGCTCCAGTCCATGTACCTTACATTCAAGCTACCGAGACAAGCGAGCAGCTAGATTGGGCAGATCTGGTGGCCTTGGACTTATCCAAATTTGACAAGTCCGGGGGTAAAGAGGAGCTTGCAGAAGAATTCACGAGAGCGATTGAACAGATAGGTACGATCACAACGCATGCATTACTGTTTCATCATCAAAGTCATTAGACACGTAAAGCTAATATTTCACTTTTAAGGCTTCTTTTACGTCATCAACCATGGTCTCAGTCGGGAAGCCATCGATCAGCAGTATGCTCTGGCCTCGTCCGTTCTCAGTCTGTCGGATGAAGACAAGGCACCATACAGAGCAGCACTTGAGGCCGGCGATTTCAATGGTTGGAAGCCCCCAGGCACCAGAGAGCTGATGCCAGGCGTCCGGGACAACTTCGAGATTTACAACATCCCAAAGTTCATCTCGGAGCATGCGTCACGACCGCATCCCGATGTAGTCACAGAGAACTTCGCGTCAATCGAGCAGTTCTCCCGATACGTCAACGACGAGATTATCCGGAAGCTTCTCGTCATATTTGCGCTGGCACTTGGTCTTGAGGACGAGGAGTGGTTCGTCAAGAAGCATCgttacgagaagtctagcgGCGACCATCTCCGATACATGAAGTATTACGTCAGAACCGATGAGGAGAATCGAAAGCTGGGTGGTGTTTGGCTGAAGGGGTAAGAATGTCTCCTGGAAGAAATGCTTTCTGTCCGCCTCAATAGCATGTGCCCAATACTAACAAAGAGATTGAAGACACTCAGATATGGGCAGCCTGACATTGCTCTTTCGGCAACCTGTCGCTGCGCTCCAGGTCCTCACGAACGACGGGACCTGGAAGTGGGTGCGCCCGCAGACGGACGCGCTGACGGTGAACATTGCTGATGCGCTGCAATTCCTCACAAGTAAGTTGACCTATTTTCGATGCCTTCTAATCGCCGTGGTCATTGACACCGCCATAGACGGGTACCTTAAGTCAAGCATCCACAGAGTCGTAGCGCCTCCGAAAGACCAAGCACATATCGATCGTCTGGGGGTTATTTACATGGTTCGCATAGAAGATGATACGGACCTGGTCCCCATTAAGGAGTCTCCCGTTCTACAGAAGCTTGGCCTCTCTGAGGGCGCTGTACTTGGAAGTGACGGTAAGCCTGTGAAGGCAGGAGAGTGGGTGAGGGAGAGGATAATCAAGAACATCGGTGCCACGAGTCAGTCCAACGGTGACAATTCGGTCAATGATCTAGAAGTCATCAAGGGTATCAAGACAACATATTTTGATTGAGATTATGACCAATGGTGGTAGCCTTTGATGTAGGGCTATTCTAACAAGTATTCGAGACATAGATCAAGGTGATGCACCAGTTGGTACAAGGGGACTCTACTCGCGTCATACAGATACGTAGATGTTCTTGGCTGCGCATGGCGGTGAGACCGTAGCACCAAGCTCCAGTCAGGAGAGCAGCCACGGAGTCTCTCAATGATTTTGCACAAATTGACCTAGGCCCCCATCTTATTATCCCTTTTCGGGCGAGAAACTTTGTCATTTCAACAACTCTTCAATACCGATTCATTGGGGCAAAAGAATCTTCTTCACAACAGCATCACGCTTCATAGTCCAGTCTGGAGTCAAAGTTTTCACAACCGGAAGGTACAATAGCATTGTCCAAACTTCAACCGCGCCGACTAGAAGTTTCACTCTCAAAATGTCCGGCATTCCTCTCACCGCTGACATTGAAGCATCCAACAGGCGGCCTACACACAAAGGCCCCGGCCCCGCGTTTGAGCCCGGTCCCGCCGATTTCAAAGCAGCAAAAAAGGCTGAGCGCAAAGCCGAGAAAGAGCAGCGACGCGAAGTTGAGGGTCCGTCTCGCACAGAGAGCATTGTCCAGTCAATCAAAGACAAGTTCTCGTCCAATTCAAATACGCCTAAAAACTCAAGGATAGAGAGGGACCGGGACGGTGTTCCTATCTAGCGACTGTTGGGTGGATCATGTCGCGAGCAAGAAAGTCAGTAGAAGCAGCAGAATGAGAGGCCGTCCAACATTCAAGCCATATTATTAGCAACGCTTATTTCTACGAGAACAAATTGAACAAAACCACTCATACATCTCAACGTCGGTGTATGATAAGCCAGCCTCCAGTGTGATCTCCAATCCTGCAGCCTGCAAAGCGGGCCGCGGGAAGCTGTGAGTCTTACAGCAAGACAAGTCATCTCACCCTCACGTGGCCCTACTGATCGCTTGACAGATCCAAGCATGACGTAGTTGGTCTGAGAGTGCGGCTGATCATCGCGGGCTGAATGCATACACAGTACATAGGCTGTGTGCGCTGCGCCCCGGTACTCGGCTATGCCAGTAGAGCTACGTCATTCGCCAACGACGCCGATCCGGCCCCGCTCCGGCTAGCTCGTCCCCGCTCCCTGCCTCCAGGAATCCGCAAGAGCCCCACAACGCGGAACAGCCCCGTGAATCCACTCCCTCCGGTCAGATGATTGAAATCAGTGTACATCGTCTTACCCTTTTGCGTAAGTCCCCAGGGCGGCAGAAAGTCGCTCATTGCAAGGCTGATTTAGGTGACAGCTTTTAGGACCCTGCGATTCGCTTATTCGGAGTTTTATGAGCTCATCCTGGATAATCCATGATCCTTCGCGCCGCTAGAAGCCTTCTGGAAGGCAGACTTCCCGGTGATCGTGGCTTCCATCGAAGCTTGTTCTTTCGCCCCTAGCAGGCACACAGGTAGGATAGGCAGGAAACTTAGCCTCACTTTCTCTACCATGACTCGATATTCTACTTAAGCCATCAGTCCCTTCCATCTTCTGTGAATCTACATCTGCATCGTCATCAATATCAATCTCATCACATAGACATACCGTTCCATCCACCTCAAAGGGAACACAAAATAAGCGCTCATACCAAACCCTCAAATACAACAGTCCTCTTCAAAAAGGACTGTTCAAGGTCAACCTACTACAAACAAATTCCAAACGATTCTCGGTACCTGGATTCTTGACGCTCAAGATGTGTATCCCATTTCGATCAAAGAAGCACACGTATAGCGGCTCCGAGTACGCACCAAGACCAGCCATGGGCGGTACACCAAATTACGGTGCCATGCCGGGCTACGTCAATGATTCCAGCGGTGGCTGGCGCAGAAGCCGCATGCACGGAAACCACAGAGATTATAACGCGGGCTACACGGGAGTGAGTGCTGGGGGCTTCGGCTGGGGCGGTGATGGCGGCGGTGGAGGACACCATGGGGGAGGCGGCCACCATGGGGGAGGGGGTGGTTGCGATGGAGGCGGTGGTGATGGGGGCGGCGGTGGAGGTGGTGGTTGCTAAACTTGGAGTACAGGTGGTGGATGGGATGCCTTTCGTCGATACCTTTATGACTTGCGATACCTGTTCTTCGTTAGCAGACAATGATTATGAATAATGCTTATAGACTTCTTCAGACGAACTCATGCACTTATGGACGACTGATCTGTAAGCCACCTACTTAGGTACGCTTTGGAGGCCGGAGAACTTGCGTACCTGAATGCAGCTCTCTATATTTACAGAACATATGAACTTACTAACCAGAAGAATCCCATTTACCCAGATTACTAAGTAGTCCGTTTAGCACATGCTAAAGCTAAGACCGTGTTTCTTCATCACCATGTTCAACCCTCGAGGTCCATAAGCTCTCGGATCATCATCTTGCCACAACAGTTCAACCGCTTTAGCCGCTTCTCGTACACCACCTGGCGATCGCGGATTCGAGTTTAGTCCCAATCGAAAGGCGTGGACGTGCTCTGGCTTCTTACAACAGGATGCCAAAATTGACCCCGGCCACAGCATCATCCTCCGCAGCGGTGACTTGCTGGTATAAACGGCCCAACAGAGAGGCAATATCTTGTCTATCCGAGATTCGATCTCAGCAAGGAGTTCCGCGTTCTTATGTATATCTTGGTGGAAGGCAGAATGAACGATGAGAATTAGAGCGGTGCGGTAAATGGCGACGGCTGTTGATTGTTGGTAGCGAGGGCATGCGTCTTCGTCTTCAAGAACGTCGGATGAGGGATCCAATGAGTCTAGCTTCTTCAGAAGTGACTTGTAAGATTCGAACAGACCATCGGATGTGGATCCACTCAGTTCCTCTCTCCTACGCTTCTCAAGAAGATTTGAGATATCTGGTATCATGGCAAAGAGCCCATGGCCAAAACCTAGCATGAATCCTCGCGACTTGAATTGGCCCAGAAATTCTAGAGAGCCGAGAAAAGGATCCACTGTCACGGGGTTCTCCTCCTGCAAGCCTCGTGGCGTGACTGCTAACTTTAGAGCGAACATGGCATATATCTCCAGGAGAAAGCCACGGATATGCTCAGTCTTCTTTGAAGCTGATGGCTTGTAGGTGTCAGCTGCCAATTCCATCACGTAATGACGGCTAGCTCGAATATGATGATAGACGGCCCCCGAGTTATCGCCTTGAACCCCCTGCACAAGGTTAGTCGGATGCAACATGCTGACAAGAGAAATAGACAAATGACTTACTTCGAAAACGCATAGCATAATGAGAATCAGAAGCGTGTAGAGCTTCTTGTCCTCATCGCGTTCGCCAAATGGACACGCCGCATCGTCACAAAGCGCTTTTCGTAGTCCTTCAAGCAGCCGGGCATAATGCCTTCGAGTCATAACTTCCAACTGCGGGCGATCAGGCTCTAGAACGGCCATATGTGCTCCTCCGATAGCGAGAACGCAGTCCATCACAAGACTATCGGAAGCCGCTAGAGGTAACACATAGTTGATAAACGGGTTACCATCTGCGCTAGGACCACGAGCTAGTAGCTCCGCGGTCATATCGAGGTATTGATCATACAGCGGCCTTGAACTGCTGCTTAAGTTTGAAAGAGTCCCAAATGTGAGAGATGCGCGCAGAGATGATGTGTTCTCAAGTACTTCCGGGATAGATGCCGTCGTCAGAACGGTTGCTCTAGGTCGACTAGGTAGCGTCGTATGCTGCTGAGCAGATCCATTGCTCTCCGAGGTTTCATTTGTTGACGGTATTTGTTTTGGAAGGATTTCTCTGGTACTCTTATTGACGATATCTTCTGCAGATACAGGCCATGTGCATTCC from Colletotrichum lupini chromosome 2, complete sequence carries:
- a CDS encoding allantoate permease gives rise to the protein MPGYYYRATETEAFGYMSIDVPSDLEAGPWQRMHRCGAEVFETLIKGGLKQPNASKLLTPTSFPQESAIIKMTNDTTRDSRHTALDDGSFTVSGAYDKYAPSQAVKLETIGEEALAIDPVIEKRVLQKIDLFLMPAMVIGYGLVYYDKAILGSAALFGMTGDLHLSVVDTSFTPPKTDTTRLSWATSIFYFGQLIGSYPMTYLLQRFNTRWTLGPVVMIWAVICAATAGVTTWQGLLVQRFFLGFTESVIPTAFMTTVSGYYTQREQALRQSWWFSGTGWFTIIGCALNYGFAQIQGGALTPWQYIYVLAGGLTFLFGIWCFFLPNSPLTAWFLTPEERAVAIERLRQGQTGVKNQNIKTAQIKEALLDAKVWLVALTMASGYKVNGAVSGFGPLIVSTFGYSALDSILFQFPLGAICAIGIPVAGWLCSKYRNIRIPVLIGCTLPVIAGFVIIWKSDWGHRPIAPVVGYSLIGFFGPVVSLTVTLGASNVAGETKKSFMASAVFVAYCVGNIVGPQLVKSETKPQHYPQLWTGLIICYCITILSSLGLYVILYRENRRRDALGLDENERDRLAFKDLTDKENEHFRYVL
- a CDS encoding flavonol synthase — translated: MTTTTSKTAPVHVPYIQATETSEQLDWADLVALDLSKFDKSGGKEELAEEFTRAIEQIGFFYVINHGLSREAIDQQYALASSVLSLSDEDKAPYRAALEAGDFNGWKPPGTRELMPGVRDNFEIYNIPKFISEHASRPHPDVVTENFASIEQFSRYVNDEIIRKLLVIFALALGLEDEEWFVKKHRYEKSSGDHLRYMKYYVRTDEENRKLGGVWLKGHSDMGSLTLLFRQPVAALQVLTNDGTWKWVRPQTDALTVNIADALQFLTNGYLKSSIHRVVAPPKDQAHIDRLGVIYMVRIEDDTDLVPIKESPVLQKLGLSEGAVLGSDGKPVKAGEWVRERIIKNIGATSQSNGDNSVNDLEVIKGIKTTYFD
- a CDS encoding C6 zinc finger domain-containing protein, whose product is MAVLEPDRPQLEVMTRRHYARLLEGLRKALCDDAACPFGERDEDKKLYTLLILIMLCVFEGVQGDNSGAVYHHIRASRHYVMELAADTYKPSASKKTEHIRGFLLEIYAMFALKLAVTPRGLQEENPVTVDPFLGSLEFLGQFKSRGFMLGFGHGLFAMIPDISNLLEKRRREELSGSTSDGLFESYKSLLKKLDSLDPSSDVLEDEDACPRYQQSTAVAIYRTALILIVHSAFHQDIHKNAELLAEIESRIDKILPLCWAVYTSKSPLRRMMLWPGSILASCCKKPEHVHAFRLGLNSNPRSPGGVREAAKAVELLWQDDDPRAYGPRGLNMVMKKHGLSFSMC
- a CDS encoding cytochrome P450, with translation MKRGVPPSHMPFYAQAPNRHSSPASTSRSITSPEIIGREAVLLRLVGGYTVHPRGGLGSGRKRVFRVFGEHEPGHKLLKDFSYSLNMIIPHDISSLGNVRLAVALPIVLFALGVFRLISRVVYNIYFHPLKDYPGPKLHAATRIPLSRMITSGKAHKRLAELHKQYGPVVRLGPDTIDWADPRAFKDLMGHSKGGGGMENYKDPVNAKYKPHSIINSGREDHARIRRVLAHGFSAQAMVNQQPLIQAQIDLLIRRLHENCDDGGKALNMVSWYNWTTFDIIGDLAFGEPFGCLENSDYHPWVSIIFDNIHAGVWRNQFQRYWITRPFARWLIPKELKNKTKFHNDMSQEKVQRRMALGESRPDFVQSMMMKEGPLAMSKPEIEQTADTLIIAGSETTASVLSGVTYFLTMHPEAMAKLAQEVRTSFNSEQEIDVLSVQKLRYMLAVLDESMRVYPVVPMGLTRVVKPGGDYICERFVPAGTRVMVSQWPMYHNDKYFAEPDSFIPERWLGDSRFENDDKAALQPFSFGPRNCIGRNLAMSEMRVILARVIWNFDMQVADDSKNWTDQQLFGLWKKGPLNVRLTPRKTV